A window from Saprospiraceae bacterium encodes these proteins:
- a CDS encoding HAMP domain-containing histidine kinase yields MLIKEYVNLSFHGMRAGKNPINVDIALNLDEKIGWVQLIKEDFTRVIINLCNNAFDAMRSKTLTDQSRNYLPKLTVTSKKEGKTISISVMDNGPGIPDEIKEKILQPFFTTKKGTEGTGLGLSITNDIIKAHGGELPIESQVGEGLPAVATAQAGTSFIIQIPTL; encoded by the coding sequence GTGTTGATAAAAGAGTATGTCAATCTTAGTTTTCATGGCATGCGGGCAGGAAAAAATCCGATCAATGTCGATATTGCCCTGAATCTGGATGAAAAAATAGGATGGGTACAGCTTATCAAGGAAGATTTTACCAGAGTGATCATCAATCTGTGCAATAATGCATTTGATGCCATGCGATCAAAGACATTAACCGATCAGTCCCGCAATTATCTGCCAAAATTGACCGTCACATCAAAAAAAGAAGGTAAAACCATCTCGATTTCAGTCATGGACAACGGACCGGGCATACCGGATGAAATCAAAGAAAAAATCCTGCAGCCATTTTTTACCACCAAAAAAGGAACTGAAGGCACAGGGCTCGGACTTAGTATTACTAATGATATCATCAAGGCACATGGCGGAGAGTTGCCGATTGAAAGTCAGGTGGGAGAAGGCCTGCCTGCCGTAGCGACAGCGCAGGCAGGAACATCTTTTATCATTCAGATACCAACCCTTTAA